From Streptomyces sp. NBC_00370, a single genomic window includes:
- a CDS encoding MarR family winged helix-turn-helix transcriptional regulator, producing MAASRTDPLTLEVVQLIGDVVARYYEEYELAAAKHSLTGAQARVLGLLSLEPMPMRRIAQKLKCEPSNVTGIVDRLETRGLVERRPDAGDRRVKLAAPTEKGRLTARQLRESLDFAREPLAGLSTAERAVLRDLLKRMLGMDVAVSAL from the coding sequence ATGGCCGCTTCCCGTACAGACCCGCTGACCCTTGAGGTCGTCCAGCTCATCGGCGATGTCGTGGCCCGCTACTACGAGGAGTACGAGCTGGCCGCGGCCAAGCACTCACTCACCGGCGCGCAGGCACGCGTCCTGGGTCTGCTGTCCCTGGAACCGATGCCCATGCGCCGGATAGCGCAGAAGCTGAAGTGCGAGCCGTCCAACGTCACCGGCATCGTGGACCGGCTGGAGACCCGGGGGCTCGTCGAGCGCCGTCCGGACGCGGGCGACCGCCGGGTGAAGCTCGCGGCGCCGACCGAGAAGGGGCGGCTGACGGCGCGGCAGCTCAGGGAGTCGCTGGACTTCGCACGCGAGCCGCTGGCCGGTCTCTCCACGGCGGAGCGCGCCGTCCTGCGCGACCTGCTGAAGCGGATGCTCGGCATGGACGTCGCCGTGTCGGCCCTGTAG
- a CDS encoding SCO2400 family protein — MDYCYQCRRHLNGALTCAGCGTAAEELRQHTPHTPPQPGAEAADDAGHEAAHEAADGTGDDAGDDDLLVAGHERTDGAEGQDVRTHRRRRTGPRRKRSKRKRRITAGVLGLVLAAAGLSLAQLAIESSAERSATSVKEENPVDFDGGPDASDGPVDPAEPGDPAATGAGGTAEAPDASASPGASGDPGASDSADASDDASAPADDTSADPGTSATPRPTGTPAPGESAPESPGATTPADEPTSQAPPPPDPDPEPTPSETDDCTHILWWCA; from the coding sequence ATGGACTACTGCTACCAGTGCCGTCGGCACCTCAACGGCGCGTTGACCTGCGCCGGATGCGGCACAGCCGCGGAGGAGCTGCGACAGCACACCCCCCACACACCCCCGCAGCCCGGCGCCGAAGCAGCCGACGACGCCGGCCACGAAGCCGCCCACGAAGCCGCTGACGGCACCGGTGACGACGCCGGCGACGACGACCTGCTGGTGGCCGGCCACGAGCGTACGGACGGTGCCGAAGGACAGGACGTACGGACGCACCGCCGCCGGCGCACCGGACCCCGCAGGAAGCGCAGCAAGCGCAAGCGCCGAATAACGGCCGGCGTGCTCGGGCTCGTCCTGGCCGCGGCCGGGCTGAGCCTCGCCCAGCTCGCCATCGAGTCGTCCGCCGAGCGCTCCGCCACCTCCGTCAAGGAGGAGAACCCCGTCGACTTCGACGGCGGCCCCGACGCCTCGGACGGCCCGGTGGATCCGGCGGAGCCGGGCGACCCCGCCGCCACGGGCGCGGGCGGTACGGCCGAGGCTCCGGACGCGTCGGCGTCGCCCGGCGCGAGCGGCGACCCCGGCGCATCGGACTCCGCCGACGCGTCGGACGACGCCTCCGCCCCGGCGGACGACACGTCCGCCGACCCCGGTACGTCGGCCACGCCACGTCCCACCGGCACCCCCGCTCCCGGCGAGTCCGCACCGGAGAGCCCCGGGGCCACGACACCGGCGGACGAGCCGACCTCGCAGGCGCCACCCCCGCCGGACCCGGACCCGGAGCCGACCCCGTCGGAGACCGACGACTGCACCCACATCCTCTGGTGGTGCGCCTAG
- a CDS encoding rod shape-determining protein, with amino-acid sequence MTVSLEQLRRCHIAVDLGAARTRVFVKGAGLVVDEPSCAAVNTRTGALIAVGALAEQMTGRTPDYIRVARPVTGGTVVDIDMAQRMLRHLIGDKLRRQLRRKPRLRAAASTPHDSDPLAQRAAVETLVGLGARRVELVDTLIAAAVGCGLPVEQPTATMIMVCGAATTQVAVLSLGSIVTAQRIPVGGNAIDHAVIQYLRHHHELMLPSQSVRPLQLALRNNGLSEDGPSSTEIHGRDVATGIARSVTVDTAAVRDAIYTPLTAVLDGIGKVLRDCPPDLVADLAESGIMMVGGSALLPGLDQMLREATGMPVAIAERPDICTVLGLGAMLEGKIQPLVLAPLSEVR; translated from the coding sequence GTGACCGTCAGTCTTGAGCAGTTGCGACGTTGCCATATCGCCGTCGACCTGGGGGCCGCCAGAACCCGGGTCTTTGTGAAGGGAGCCGGGCTCGTCGTCGACGAGCCGAGCTGCGCCGCCGTCAACACCCGCACCGGCGCGCTCATCGCCGTCGGCGCGCTCGCCGAACAGATGACGGGCCGCACCCCCGACTACATCCGCGTCGCACGCCCGGTCACCGGTGGCACCGTCGTCGACATCGACATGGCGCAGCGGATGCTGCGCCATCTCATCGGCGACAAGCTCCGCCGCCAGCTGCGCCGCAAGCCCCGGCTGCGGGCCGCCGCCTCCACGCCGCACGACAGCGACCCGCTGGCGCAGCGTGCCGCCGTGGAGACGCTGGTCGGGCTCGGTGCCCGGCGGGTCGAGCTGGTCGACACGCTGATCGCGGCAGCCGTGGGCTGCGGGCTGCCCGTCGAGCAGCCGACCGCCACCATGATCATGGTGTGCGGGGCAGCGACCACGCAGGTCGCCGTGTTGTCGCTCGGCTCCATCGTCACGGCCCAGCGGATCCCGGTCGGCGGCAACGCCATCGACCACGCGGTGATCCAGTACCTGCGCCACCACCACGAGCTGATGCTGCCCAGCCAGTCCGTGCGCCCGCTCCAGCTGGCCCTGCGCAACAACGGTCTTTCGGAGGACGGCCCCTCGTCCACCGAGATCCACGGCCGTGACGTGGCCACCGGGATCGCGCGCTCGGTGACCGTCGACACGGCTGCCGTGCGGGACGCCATCTACACCCCGCTGACCGCCGTCCTCGACGGCATCGGCAAGGTGCTGCGCGACTGCCCGCCCGACCTGGTCGCCGATCTGGCGGAGAGCGGCATCATGATGGTCGGCGGCAGCGCGCTGCTGCCCGGCCTCGACCAGATGCTGCGGGAGGCGACGGGCATGCCGGTGGCCATCGCCGAGCGCCCCGACATCTGCACGGTCCTCGGTCTCGGCGCGATGCTGGAGGGCAAGATCCAGCCGCTGGTCCTCGCCCCGCTGTCCGAAGTCCGCTGA
- a CDS encoding GAF domain-containing protein: MLLEAVLGIGTDLELRTTLQHIVDTAADLLGARYAALGVVEPEHGMLTELFSAGLDDEQRAEFGRVRRLPDGDGGDGLDGGDGGHLGVPIQVEDERFGQLCLTQKRTGPFTEEDQVLLRVLASQAGIAIGNARLYGTARQRERWIQGAAAVTTALLTGETAADALMTVAESARTLADADAGVILLPTDAGGMEIVAASSENDPAGMIGASIEPGSPVLRQLLGGEPVFIDDSASDPRMTTRVRVRFGPSMMLPLQSGGKLIGTLALPRVRGGRPYTAVDRLLASQFASQAALALVLADAQHNREQLAVYEDRDRIARDLHDLVVQRLFATEMMLESTRRRAEAGLGDLLGRAVDELDSTIQEVRTAIFALQQPPADAPTSLRGKVLREAGGAGVLLGLRPSVQFTGPVDTVVEEPVGEQLLAALRGALAAAHRRSEVTAVDVEVDAAARLPDGRSGVRLTVTDDGRREDGGRGTTTTWQAPL; encoded by the coding sequence ATGCTGCTCGAAGCCGTGCTCGGCATCGGCACCGATCTCGAACTGCGCACCACCCTCCAGCACATCGTGGACACGGCGGCCGATCTGCTCGGGGCGCGGTACGCGGCGCTCGGTGTGGTCGAGCCCGAGCACGGCATGCTCACCGAACTGTTCTCGGCCGGTCTCGACGACGAGCAGCGCGCCGAGTTCGGCCGGGTCCGGCGGCTGCCCGACGGGGACGGCGGGGACGGCCTGGACGGCGGCGACGGCGGCCATCTCGGCGTACCGATCCAGGTGGAGGACGAGCGGTTCGGCCAGCTGTGTCTGACGCAGAAGCGCACGGGCCCGTTCACCGAGGAGGACCAGGTCCTGCTGCGGGTGCTCGCCTCGCAGGCGGGCATCGCGATCGGCAACGCCCGGCTGTACGGGACGGCACGCCAGCGGGAGCGGTGGATCCAGGGGGCGGCGGCCGTCACGACGGCGCTGCTCACGGGTGAGACGGCGGCCGACGCGCTGATGACGGTGGCCGAGTCGGCCCGTACCCTCGCGGACGCCGACGCCGGGGTGATCCTGCTGCCCACCGACGCGGGCGGTATGGAGATCGTCGCCGCCTCGTCCGAGAACGACCCGGCCGGCATGATCGGCGCCTCCATCGAGCCCGGCTCACCGGTCCTGCGCCAACTGCTCGGTGGGGAGCCGGTGTTCATCGACGACTCGGCCTCGGACCCGCGGATGACCACCCGGGTGCGGGTGCGGTTCGGGCCGAGCATGATGCTGCCGCTGCAGAGCGGCGGCAAGCTGATCGGGACGCTCGCCCTGCCACGGGTGCGCGGCGGCCGGCCGTACACCGCCGTCGACCGGCTGCTCGCCTCGCAGTTCGCCTCCCAGGCCGCGCTCGCGCTGGTCCTCGCCGACGCGCAGCACAACAGGGAGCAGCTGGCGGTGTACGAGGACCGCGACCGGATCGCCCGCGATCTGCACGATCTGGTCGTCCAGCGGCTCTTCGCCACGGAGATGATGCTGGAGTCGACCAGACGGCGGGCCGAGGCCGGTCTCGGCGATCTGCTCGGGCGGGCCGTCGACGAGCTGGACTCCACCATCCAGGAGGTACGGACGGCGATCTTCGCGCTCCAGCAGCCGCCCGCCGACGCGCCGACGAGTCTGCGCGGGAAGGTGCTGCGCGAGGCGGGCGGCGCCGGGGTGCTGCTGGGGCTGCGGCCGTCCGTGCAGTTCACGGGCCCGGTGGACACCGTCGTCGAGGAGCCGGTCGGCGAGCAGCTGCTCGCCGCGCTGCGCGGCGCGCTGGCAGCGGCGCACCGGCGCAGCGAGGTGACCGCGGTCGATGTGGAGGTCGACGCCGCCGCCCGGCTGCCGGACGGCCGGTCCGGTGTGCGGCTGACCGTCACCGACGACGGGCGGCGCGAGGACGGCGGGCGGGGTACGACGACGACGTGGCAGGCGCCGCTGTGA
- a CDS encoding ThuA domain-containing protein, with protein MERQTTSRLRKLSCAVAVVLGAALLTPATAAQADDPYQVLVFSKTAGFRHDSIPAGIAEIQALGADNGFSVTATEDATAISTENLAQYEAVVFVSTTGDFLDDTQQNALFGYVDGGGGFLGIHAAADAEYETPAYEQLVGAWFSGHPAIQAATVRTEDLTNPATSQFEPAWTHTDELYNYKTDPRPNVHVLQTLDESSYEGGTMGADHPITWCHPQGEGRSFYTGLGHTVETYADPDFQQLLLGGIEYAAGQVTADCAPPVGGGGDEPTAVEGESYSSSSGVQPAGHGGASGGQTLGYIENGDWAGYASVETEGATTFTASVASAGAGGTIEIRSGSATGTLLGSVAVPSTGSWDTFSTVSTQLTGTGSGPLFLSFTGGAGSLFDIDTFTLGGATAAR; from the coding sequence ATGGAGCGTCAGACCACCAGCAGACTGCGGAAGTTGTCGTGCGCCGTGGCCGTGGTCCTGGGGGCGGCCCTGCTGACCCCGGCAACGGCGGCGCAGGCCGACGACCCGTACCAGGTGCTCGTCTTCTCCAAGACCGCCGGCTTCCGGCACGACTCCATCCCGGCGGGCATCGCGGAGATCCAGGCACTCGGCGCCGACAACGGCTTCAGTGTCACGGCGACCGAGGACGCCACGGCGATCAGCACGGAGAACCTCGCGCAGTACGAGGCCGTGGTCTTCGTCAGCACGACGGGTGACTTCCTCGACGACACCCAGCAGAACGCGCTGTTCGGTTACGTCGACGGCGGCGGCGGATTCCTCGGGATCCACGCGGCTGCCGACGCCGAGTACGAGACCCCCGCGTACGAACAGCTCGTCGGGGCCTGGTTCTCCGGCCACCCGGCCATCCAGGCGGCCACGGTCCGCACCGAGGACCTGACCAACCCGGCCACCTCGCAATTCGAGCCGGCCTGGACCCACACCGACGAGCTGTACAACTACAAGACCGACCCCCGGCCGAACGTCCACGTGCTGCAGACTCTCGACGAGTCGAGCTACGAGGGCGGCACCATGGGCGCGGACCACCCCATCACGTGGTGCCACCCGCAGGGCGAGGGACGGTCGTTCTACACCGGGCTCGGCCACACCGTCGAGACGTACGCCGATCCCGACTTCCAGCAGCTGCTGCTCGGCGGGATCGAGTACGCGGCAGGCCAGGTCACCGCGGACTGCGCACCGCCCGTGGGCGGTGGCGGCGACGAACCCACCGCAGTGGAAGGGGAGTCGTACTCCTCGTCGTCCGGCGTCCAGCCGGCCGGACACGGCGGTGCCAGCGGCGGGCAGACCCTCGGCTACATCGAGAACGGTGACTGGGCCGGCTACGCCTCCGTGGAGACGGAGGGCGCGACGACCTTCACCGCGTCCGTCGCCTCCGCCGGCGCCGGCGGCACCATCGAGATCCGTTCGGGCTCGGCCACCGGCACCCTGCTGGGTTCCGTGGCCGTGCCGTCCACCGGCAGCTGGGACACCTTCAGCACCGTGTCCACGCAGCTGACCGGCACCGGCAGCGGACCGCTGTTCCTGAGCTTCACCGGCGGTGCGGGCTCCCTGTTCGACATCGACACCTTCACGCTGGGGGGTGCGACGGCAGCGCGCTGA
- a CDS encoding PQQ-dependent sugar dehydrogenase: MSSSPPAWSRLATALVLALSGGIGISTAATAAPAPVAKAAPAAKAAPADIPAGDYQQVQLASGGAELGEAMSLAVLPDRAVVHTARDGTLRYTDAAGNTKTSAKLNVYTHDEEGLQGVAADPDFATNHYLYLYYSPKLTTPDGDAPVNGSAADFEAFKGHLNLSRFVLNTDGTLDTASEKVLLEVANDRGQCCHVGGDIDFDAQGNLYLSTGDDTNPFESQGFAPLDERTDRNPQFDAQRSAGNTNDLRGKVLRIHPTADGGYTIPDGNLFAPGTDKTRPEIYAMGFRNPFRLAVDKPTGIVYVGDYGPDSGVTDANRGPGGQVEFDRITSAGNFGWPYCTGTNTTTESYNAYTFPDGPSGAKADCAGGPANNSPHNTGLNKLPAPKAAWIKYGGDEGSPPEFGGGSESPMGGPVYHFDANLNSDVKFPESLDGKFFAGEYGRQWIKAITVNADGSPGTIDDFPWTGTQVMDTAFGPDGALYVLDYGTGSDNQALYRVEYVAGTNRSPIAKAAVDKTSGQAPLEATFSSAGSSDPENGALSYSWDFGDGATSTDANPTHTYTTTGTFQPTLTVKDPEGLSGTASLVVTVGNTAPTVKLSTPTNGQLFAFGDTVPFKVEGSDPEDGAIDCTKVKVTYLLGHDSHEHQITSANGCEGSLTVPTDGEHDAAANLYGVFDAEYTDAGGLTSHSVSKLQPKHRQAEHYSTQSGIEVANHGTAEGGSTVGFTDDGDWITFTPYELDKATQLSARVSSAGPGGTIEVRAGSATGTLLGTGTVTPTGDWETFANVTVDLSNAPAGSTDLTLVFKGPTGQGNLFDLDAFTFTTGGA; encoded by the coding sequence ATGTCATCAAGTCCTCCAGCATGGTCCAGATTGGCGACGGCGCTCGTGCTCGCGCTCTCCGGCGGCATCGGGATCAGCACGGCGGCGACAGCGGCCCCCGCACCAGTGGCGAAGGCGGCTCCGGCGGCGAAGGCGGCACCGGCCGACATTCCGGCAGGCGACTACCAGCAGGTCCAACTCGCCTCCGGCGGCGCCGAACTGGGCGAGGCCATGTCCCTCGCCGTACTGCCCGACCGGGCGGTCGTACACACGGCGCGTGACGGCACACTCCGGTACACGGACGCCGCGGGCAACACCAAGACCTCGGCCAAGCTGAACGTCTACACCCATGACGAGGAAGGTCTGCAGGGGGTCGCCGCCGACCCCGACTTCGCGACCAACCACTATCTGTACCTGTACTACTCGCCCAAGCTGACGACCCCGGACGGCGACGCCCCGGTGAACGGGAGCGCGGCCGACTTCGAAGCGTTCAAGGGCCACTTGAACCTCTCACGGTTCGTCCTCAACACCGACGGCACCCTCGACACGGCCAGCGAGAAGGTCCTGCTCGAAGTGGCCAACGACCGTGGCCAGTGCTGCCACGTCGGCGGTGACATCGACTTCGACGCGCAGGGCAACCTGTACCTGTCGACCGGTGACGACACCAACCCGTTCGAGTCGCAGGGCTTCGCGCCGCTCGACGAACGGACCGACCGCAACCCGCAGTTCGACGCCCAGCGCTCCGCGGGCAACACCAACGACCTGCGCGGCAAGGTCCTGCGGATCCACCCGACGGCCGACGGCGGCTACACCATCCCCGACGGCAACCTCTTCGCGCCCGGCACGGACAAGACCCGTCCCGAGATCTACGCGATGGGCTTCCGCAACCCCTTCCGGCTCGCGGTCGACAAGCCCACCGGCATCGTCTACGTGGGTGACTACGGCCCGGACTCCGGTGTCACGGACGCCAACAGGGGCCCCGGCGGTCAGGTCGAGTTCGACCGGATCACCTCGGCGGGCAACTTCGGCTGGCCGTACTGCACCGGTACGAACACCACGACCGAGTCGTACAACGCCTACACCTTCCCCGACGGCCCCTCGGGCGCCAAGGCGGACTGTGCGGGCGGCCCGGCCAACAACTCCCCCCACAACACCGGGCTCAACAAGCTCCCCGCGCCCAAGGCCGCCTGGATCAAGTACGGCGGTGACGAGGGCTCCCCGCCCGAGTTCGGCGGCGGCTCCGAGTCCCCGATGGGCGGCCCGGTCTACCACTTCGACGCCAACCTCAACTCGGACGTGAAGTTCCCCGAGTCGCTCGACGGCAAGTTCTTCGCCGGCGAGTACGGCCGCCAGTGGATCAAGGCCATCACGGTCAACGCCGACGGCAGCCCCGGCACCATCGACGACTTCCCGTGGACCGGCACCCAGGTCATGGACACCGCCTTCGGACCCGACGGCGCGCTCTACGTCCTCGACTACGGCACCGGCTCCGACAACCAGGCGCTCTACCGCGTCGAATACGTCGCAGGCACCAACCGCAGCCCGATCGCGAAGGCGGCGGTCGACAAGACCTCGGGCCAGGCGCCGCTTGAGGCGACGTTCTCCTCGGCCGGCAGCTCCGACCCGGAGAACGGGGCGCTCAGCTACTCGTGGGACTTCGGTGACGGCGCGACGTCCACGGACGCCAACCCCACCCACACGTACACCACGACGGGCACCTTCCAGCCCACCCTCACCGTCAAGGACCCGGAGGGTCTGTCCGGCACCGCCAGCCTGGTGGTGACGGTCGGCAACACCGCCCCGACGGTCAAGCTCAGCACCCCCACCAACGGCCAGCTGTTCGCCTTCGGCGACACGGTCCCGTTCAAGGTCGAGGGCAGTGACCCCGAGGACGGCGCGATCGACTGCACCAAGGTCAAGGTCACGTACCTGCTCGGCCACGACAGCCACGAGCACCAGATCACCTCGGCCAACGGCTGCGAGGGCTCGCTGACCGTACCGACCGACGGTGAACACGACGCGGCGGCCAACCTGTACGGGGTCTTCGACGCCGAGTACACCGACGCGGGCGGCCTGACCTCGCACAGTGTCAGCAAGCTCCAGCCCAAGCACCGGCAGGCCGAGCACTACTCGACCCAGTCCGGCATCGAGGTGGCCAACCACGGCACCGCCGAGGGCGGCAGCACGGTCGGCTTCACCGACGACGGCGACTGGATCACCTTCACCCCCTACGAGCTGGACAAGGCCACCCAGCTCTCGGCCAGGGTCTCGTCCGCGGGCCCCGGCGGCACCATCGAGGTACGGGCGGGCTCCGCGACCGGCACCCTGCTGGGCACCGGGACCGTCACACCGACCGGTGACTGGGAGACCTTCGCCAACGTGACGGTCGACCTCAGCAATGCGCCGGCCGGCTCGACCGATCTGACCCTTGTCTTCAAGGGCCCGACGGGCCAGGGCAACCTGTTCGACCTGGACGCCTTCACCTTCACCACCGGAGGTGCCTGA
- a CDS encoding ABC transporter substrate-binding protein, with product MSRPPRRPRTRTLVVVGVCIAVLAGLAVGVNTLRWKGSVTLLANWSGANEQNLRDSVIEPFEDKYRIHVVYQGSSAESQVLAADVESGTPPDVVVMPGPGELADYASQGRLKSLDGLVGTKDFGPTWMPAVRGAKSTGDHTYWVPVAADLKSMVWHRGDLPKARLAAVAAEPASWCLGMGNGATSGWPGTDWLEDILLQQAGPDAYQRFANGDFSWKGDDIERAWQTWGKLVGAGTPRAAKALMTDYDKASQDVGQSTSGCGLEHQASFVRHFPSWTKAEGAYVASSEVIPGARQQNTWEISGDLAAMLTNTPQARKLIRYMASAEVQQRWNTTKSGFSANRKVLRTAYAGDSTAETIARTLSDPTATQCWDASDAMPSQMRDAFSDSAQRYLATGELDAELHDLGQVKAGLKGQWPQFAVCGSG from the coding sequence GTGAGCCGCCCGCCGCGCCGCCCGAGGACCCGCACGCTCGTCGTGGTCGGCGTCTGTATCGCCGTCCTCGCGGGACTCGCCGTCGGCGTCAACACGCTCCGCTGGAAGGGCTCGGTGACGCTGCTCGCCAACTGGAGCGGCGCGAACGAGCAGAACCTGCGGGACAGCGTGATCGAACCGTTCGAGGACAAGTACCGCATCCATGTGGTCTACCAGGGCAGTTCGGCCGAGAGCCAGGTGCTGGCTGCCGACGTGGAGAGCGGTACGCCGCCCGACGTGGTCGTCATGCCGGGCCCCGGGGAGCTGGCCGACTACGCGAGCCAGGGCCGGCTCAAGTCCCTGGACGGGCTGGTAGGCACCAAGGACTTCGGCCCCACCTGGATGCCGGCCGTGCGGGGCGCGAAGAGCACCGGCGACCACACGTACTGGGTGCCGGTGGCCGCCGACCTCAAGAGCATGGTGTGGCACCGCGGGGATCTCCCGAAGGCGCGGCTGGCCGCCGTCGCCGCCGAGCCCGCCTCCTGGTGCCTCGGCATGGGCAACGGCGCGACCTCCGGCTGGCCGGGCACCGACTGGCTGGAGGACATCCTGCTGCAACAGGCGGGCCCGGACGCGTACCAGCGGTTCGCGAACGGCGATTTCTCCTGGAAGGGCGACGACATAGAGCGGGCCTGGCAGACCTGGGGCAAGCTGGTCGGCGCCGGCACGCCCCGGGCGGCGAAGGCGCTCATGACCGACTACGACAAGGCGTCCCAGGACGTCGGGCAGTCCACGTCGGGGTGCGGTCTCGAACACCAGGCGTCCTTCGTCCGCCACTTCCCCTCCTGGACGAAGGCCGAGGGCGCGTATGTGGCGTCCTCGGAGGTCATCCCGGGCGCCAGGCAGCAGAACACCTGGGAGATCTCCGGGGACCTGGCCGCCATGCTGACGAACACCCCGCAGGCCAGGAAGCTCATCCGGTACATGGCGTCGGCCGAGGTCCAACAGCGCTGGAACACCACGAAGTCGGGCTTCTCGGCCAACCGGAAGGTGCTGCGAACGGCGTACGCGGGCGACAGCACGGCGGAGACCATCGCGAGGACACTGAGCGACCCGACAGCGACGCAGTGCTGGGACGCGTCCGACGCGATGCCGTCGCAGATGCGGGACGCCTTCAGCGACTCGGCGCAGCGGTACCTGGCGACGGGAGAACTCGACGCGGAGCTGCACGACCTGGGCCAGGTCAAGGCGGGTCTGAAGGGGCAGTGGCCCCAGTTCGCCGTCTGCGGCTCCGGCTGA
- a CDS encoding VWA domain-containing protein gives MDAHARNGGGDPYDDGDPDSDPYGDDDSETGTAAVKLTVSQQKYLAAGKQKQDMHAILTVEVEGVGGAAGPGPGSILAQVLVIDCSSSMNAPPEKFRAAKAAAIAALRMLPDDTPFAVVRGAHDATMAYPATPTMVRATPRLRAEAERAVHGLLAAGGTAVGTWLDLTRRLLTEQPAPIRHALLLTDGRNEHDERMPLAWVLDRCEGQFICDGWGIGSDWDAQVLLQISSRLHGASSAVRKHADLPGEYERLMRGLLAKAVPELVIEVAPRPGNTVRYLKQVEPTEVSLVDTGPEKGPSAFVTRAWGNELRRYQLCVSADPTGRRTRVDLQLAVVGVAMPAGGEALLPTPLPCLVHWTDDPALSSRTDNQNDFFSRHLELGKTLTAASDAFRRDEKDRSEQLLGKAVQLAQQVNDQSQLAKLRRLVEVLDATAGRVKLHPGLKPVDFQHLITASSRSAFPGSSGGETEAPPDVTAPCPSCGEPVATGAKFCTYCGARKAAAT, from the coding sequence ATGGACGCTCACGCGCGGAACGGCGGCGGCGACCCGTACGACGACGGCGACCCGGACAGCGACCCGTACGGGGACGACGACAGCGAGACCGGCACCGCGGCCGTCAAGCTCACGGTCAGCCAGCAGAAGTATCTGGCGGCGGGGAAGCAGAAGCAGGACATGCACGCGATCCTGACCGTCGAGGTCGAAGGGGTGGGCGGCGCCGCGGGGCCGGGGCCGGGGTCGATCCTGGCGCAGGTGCTGGTCATCGACTGCTCAAGCTCGATGAACGCGCCGCCGGAGAAGTTCCGGGCGGCGAAGGCCGCAGCGATAGCCGCCCTCCGCATGCTGCCCGACGACACACCGTTCGCCGTCGTCAGAGGCGCCCACGACGCGACCATGGCCTACCCGGCGACCCCGACCATGGTCCGGGCCACGCCTCGACTGCGCGCCGAGGCCGAACGCGCCGTGCACGGGCTGCTCGCGGCCGGCGGCACGGCTGTCGGCACGTGGCTGGATCTGACCCGCCGGCTCCTGACGGAACAGCCGGCGCCCATCCGGCACGCCCTGCTGCTCACCGACGGCAGGAACGAACACGACGAGCGGATGCCGCTGGCGTGGGTGCTCGACCGCTGTGAGGGACAGTTCATCTGCGACGGCTGGGGCATCGGCTCCGACTGGGACGCCCAGGTGCTGTTGCAGATCAGCAGCAGGCTGCACGGCGCGAGCAGCGCCGTACGCAAGCACGCGGATCTGCCGGGCGAGTACGAGCGGCTGATGCGCGGGCTGCTCGCCAAGGCGGTGCCCGAACTGGTCATCGAGGTGGCGCCGCGGCCGGGGAACACCGTGCGCTATCTGAAGCAGGTCGAGCCGACCGAGGTCAGCCTGGTCGACACGGGCCCCGAGAAGGGTCCTTCCGCGTTCGTCACCCGGGCGTGGGGCAACGAGCTGCGCAGATACCAGCTGTGCGTCAGCGCCGATCCCACCGGGCGCCGGACGCGGGTGGATCTCCAACTGGCCGTCGTCGGCGTCGCGATGCCGGCCGGCGGCGAGGCGCTGCTGCCCACACCGCTGCCGTGTCTGGTGCACTGGACCGACGATCCGGCCCTCAGCTCACGCACCGACAACCAGAACGACTTCTTCAGCCGCCATCTGGAGCTGGGCAAGACCCTGACCGCCGCTTCCGACGCCTTCCGGCGTGACGAGAAGGACCGCTCCGAGCAACTTCTCGGAAAGGCGGTCCAGTTGGCGCAGCAGGTCAACGACCAGAGCCAACTGGCCAAGCTGCGGCGGCTGGTCGAGGTGCTGGACGCGACGGCCGGCCGGGTGAAACTCCATCCGGGCCTGAAACCGGTCGACTTCCAGCATCTGATCACCGCGAGCAGCCGCAGTGCCTTCCCCGGGTCGTCCGGCGGTGAGACCGAGGCGCCGCCCGACGTCACGGCGCCGTGCCCGTCCTGCGGCGAACCCGTGGCGACCGGGGCCAAGTTCTGTACGTACTGCGGCGCCCGCAAGGCGGCGGCGACATGA